The proteins below come from a single Chelmon rostratus isolate fCheRos1 chromosome 10, fCheRos1.pri, whole genome shotgun sequence genomic window:
- the LOC121612953 gene encoding caspase recruitment domain-containing protein 19-like, translating to MDTELVDRLVLQLNRIYPQILSDKEAHRFRNLSVPTKVRLAELLKHLHGKGEEACHEFYRGLHIHAEDIYSSLPTRVTQREVEDPKWIYNVAIYPERYGRNDRGPMFFLSCFSFVVGIAMLYYYREAETLRCTGPFLHCSAARLSKDVLISYTEVGKQ from the exons ATGGACACTGAACTGGTTGACAGActggtgctgcagctgaacaggaTCTACCCCCAGATCCTCAGTGACAAGGAAGCCCACAGG TTCAGGAACCTGAGCGTTCCCACCAAGGTGCGGTTAGCTGAGCTGCTGAAGCACCTGCACGGGAAGGGCGAGGAGGCCTGTCATGAATTCTACAGAGGGCTTCACATCCACGCCGAGGACATATACTCCAGCCTGCCCACCAGAGTCACACAAAGAG AGGTGGAAGATCCAAAGTGGATTTACAATGTGGCAATCTACCCTGAGCGATACGGGCGCAATGACCGAG gGCCGATGTTCTTTCTGAGCTGTTTCAGTTTTGTAGTTGGAATCGCAATGCTCTACTATTACAGAG AGGCCGAGACATTGAGATGCACTGGCCCGTTTCTTCACTGCTCCGCGGCGAGACTCAGTAAAGATGTTTTAATTTCCTACACTGAGGttggaaaacagtga
- the LOC121612850 gene encoding sushi domain-containing protein 3: MSAATASIADVSRTDFTNTDGSRDRNKSGQSQAQCTPMPLPALGTQRIIQGNGTSVGTVISLQCPAKHRLVGSDLMCVMDTNSTHWVGETYCKPLSPYEDYGFRVAVLASIVSSGIILLMSMAFITCCLLDCIKEDKREKEERESDVWQWEEQVQLREDNRSRYSHKGRNNNNNNTQEKALSLWDGGNPAMCDNMRACRCHQQYAYGPTPTYGPTPPPLSSLPGHDYDQPLLPRNPESTQISAPPPQYFGPRQSSCPSTSPSLVQISAEGLGSVWQYGGQQSSLSGVNPSTADESSMKNINPAKEFSIRIISV, translated from the exons ATGTCAGCGGCAACAGCTTCAATAGCAGATGTGTCCAGGACTGATTTTACAAACACAGATGGCAGCCGTGACCGGAATAAATCAG GTCAGTCCCAGGCTCAGTGCACACCTATGCCTCTGCCAGCACTCGGCACCCAGAGGATCATCCAGGGCAATGGTACCAGTGTGGGCACAGTCATTTCCCTGCAGTGCCCAGCCAAGCACAGGCTGGTTGGAAGTGATCTGATGTGCGTCATGGACACCAACAGCACTCACTGGGTGGGGGAGACCTACTGTAAAC CTCTGTCTCCCTATGAGGACTATGGATTCCGTGTGGCTGTGCTGGCATCTATTGTAAGCTCAGGCATAATCCTCCTCATGTCAATGGCCTTCatcacctgctgtctgctcGACTGCATCAAAGAGGACaagagggaaaaggaggagag ggaGTCAGATGTGTGGCAGTGGGAGGAGCAGGTCCAACTTCGGGAGGACAACAGGTCTCGCTACAGCCATAAAggcaggaacaacaacaacaacaacacccaGGAGAAGGCGCTGTCACTGTGGGACGGCGGTAACCCGGCCATGTGTGACAACATGAGAGCCTGCAG GTGCCATCAGCAGTACGCTTATGGCCCTACGCCCACATATGgccccactcctcctcctctttcttccctcccCGGCCATGACTACGACCAGCCTCTGCTACCCCGAAACCCAGAATCCACACAGATCTCCGCTCCGCCACCTCAATACTTCGGACCTCGTCAATCTTCCTGTCCATCGACGAGCCCAAGCCTGGTCCAGATCTCAGCAGAGGGGCTTGGTTCGGTGTGGCAGTATGGAGGACAGCAGAGCAGTTTGTCAGGAGTGAACCCATCAACCGCGGACGAGTCCAGCATGAAGAATATCAACCCAGCCAAAGAATTTTCCATACGGATTATATCAGTGTGA
- the LOC121612952 gene encoding ninjurin-1-like — MMNISSSNRGSGAQASRPDVWPSGSAPLNMNHYANKKSAAESMLDVALLMANASQLKAVLGQGPSFSFYTPIITLISISLCLQVTVGVLLIFIVRLNLNDEQKHWRLNLMENVATGLVFMIVVVNVFITAFGVHTPNRGD; from the exons ATGatgaacatcagcagcagcaacaggggAAGTGGGGCACAG GCCTCCCGTCCAGATGTTTGGCCCAGCGGCTCAGCCCCTCTGAACATGAACCACTACGCCAATAAGAAAAGCGCAGCTGAGAGCATGCTGGATGTGGCTCTGCTGATGGCCAACGCTTCCCAGCTGAAGGCTGTGCTGGGGCAGGGGCCAAGCTTCTCCTTTTACACCCCCATCATCACCCTGATCAGCATATCCCTCTGTCTGCAGGTCACAGTCGGGGTCCTGCTTATCTTTATAg TCCGATTGAACCTGAATGATGAGCAAAAGCATTGGAGGCTGAACCTTATGGAAAATGTGGCCACGGGTTTGGTTTTTATGATAGTGGTCGTCAACGTCTTCATCACAGCCTTTGGAGTCCACACGCCGAACCGTGGCGACTGA